The following are encoded in a window of Anser cygnoides isolate HZ-2024a breed goose chromosome 33, Taihu_goose_T2T_genome, whole genome shotgun sequence genomic DNA:
- the MTMR11 gene encoding myotubularin-related protein 11, protein MNGERGGSRSAFPGLPGEVVLEEAAGVRLRCREGDGSVPGTLVCTNLRVAFLAAPGHGVQPPGSVAPLQSEHNVALPCIRKLVAGSSFTKPKVLTAASTLKFIPEELLIFCRDFRLLRFHFHENGLAPQAYRVANAIAQARETATWPGDSGDGDGRSRAEAKAEEEEEEEGEDEEGSAPTLLFESLRDWEKELKRQGAAGWRVSAINERFDMAPSLPRYLWVPSGLLDHDLKRTFAHFEERRVPRLCWHHPGGSDLLRSAGFHAASEPGGEDVRCLEALLRAGRGPCVLADAAELPTLADIQLAHLKLWALCLHGAAAEEKWLSALEATRWLDHVRACLRKAVEVASLLAGRRCCVLLQEPSDRDLNCLLASLVQLLADPHARTLPGFQSLVQREWVAAGHPFPRRLGLRRDSPREEAPVFPLFLDCTWQLVRQFPAAFGFTEAYLLALHDSGFLPYCGTFLFSCQRQRGRGGPQQPRSQTYTPVNGWWDPPPGRGGSAGSRLPPVWDWALRYSPQQRARFRNPAGVPSTVGPPDTANPQTTGTPADAWPGAGAGDVFALAKGSLCPQPFPWRSGRPPPRLLRWAPSLESLSERGGGSGGSPVPAPPRGLLLPCAAGPSVRLWRRCYLRGLPEAQRGRFAPSPAGLAEELTLLQDRLSAWQAQGPRTRAAGSPLAPSR, encoded by the exons ATGAAcggggagaggggaggcagcCGCTCGGCCTTCCCCGGCCTCCCAG GGGaggtggtgctggaggaggctgcgggagTGCGGCTGCGGTGCCGCGAAGGGGACGGCTCGGTGCCGGGCACCTTGGTCTGCACCAACCTCCGCGTCGCCTTCCTGGCCGCCCCCGGGCACGGCGTGCAG ccccccggctccGTCGCCCCCCTGCAGAGCGAGCACAACGTGGCGCTGCCCTGCATCCGCAAGCTGGTGGCAG gcagcagcttcaCCAAGCCCAAGGTGCTGACGGCCGCCTCCACCCTCAAGTTCATCCCCGAGGAGCTGCTGATTTTCTGCCGGGATTTCCGCCTGCTGCGCTTCCACTTCCACGAGAACGGGCTGGCGCCCCAGGCGTACCGg GTGGCCAACGCCATCGCCCAGGCGCGGGAGACGGCCACGTGGccgggggacagcggggacggggacggccGCTCCCGGGCAGAAGCcaaggcggaggaggaggaggaggaggagggtgaagATGAGGAAGGCTCGGCCCCCACGCTGCTCTTCGAGAGCCTCCGCGACTGGGAGAAGGAGCTGAAGCGCCAGGGTGCCGCGGGCTGGAGGGTGAGCGCCATCAACGAGCGCTTCGACATGGCCCCCAG CCTGCCCCGCTACCTGTGGGTGCCCAGCGGGCTCCTGGACCACGACCTCAAGCGGACGTTCGCCCACTTCGAGGAGCGCCGCGTGCCC CGGCTGTGCTGGCACCACCCGGGCGGCAGCGACCTGCTGAGATCCGCCGGCTTCCACGCGGCCTCGGAGCCGGGCGGCGAGGACGTGAG gtgCCTGGAGGCGCTGCTGCGGGCGGGCCGCGGGCCCTGCGTGCTGGCCGACGCCGCCGAGCTGCCCACCCTGGCCGACATCCAGCTCGCCCACCTCAAGCTGTGGGCGCTCTGCCTGCACG GCGCGGCGGCCGAGGAGAAGTGGCTCTCGGCGCTGGAGGCGACGCGCTGGCTGGACCACGTCCG CGCCTGCTTGAGGAAAGCCGTCGAGGTGGCATCGCTGCTGGCGGGGCGCCGCTGCTGCGTCCTCCTGCAAG AGCCGTCCGACCGGGACCTCAACTGCCTGCTGGCCTCCCTGGTGCAGCTCCTGGCGGACCCCCACGCCCGGACCCTGCCGGGCTTCCAGAGCCTGGTGCAGCGCGAGTGGGTGGCAGCCGGCCACCCCTTTCCCCGCCGCCTCGGTCTGCGGCGCGACAGCCCCCGGGAGGAG GCGCCCGTGTTCCCGCTGTTCCTGGACTGCACGTGGCAGCTGGTGCGGCAGTTCCCGGCGGCCTTCGGCTTCACCGAGGCGTACCTGCTGGCCCTGCACGACAGCGGCTTCCTGCCCTACTGCGGCACCTTCCTCTTCAGCTGCCAGCGccagcggggccgcggcggcccg cagcagccccgcagccagACCTACACGCCGGTGAACGGCtggtgggacccccccccgggcagggggggcagcgCCGGCAGCCGCCTGCCCCCGGTTTGGGACTGGGCGCTGCGCTACAGCCCGCAGCAGCGGGCGCGGTTTCGGAACCCGGCGGGGGTCCCCAGCACCGTGGGACCCCCCGACACCGCGAACCCCCAGACCACGGGCACG CCCGCCGATGCCTGGcctggggcaggagccggggACGTCTTTGCTCTGGCCAAGGGCTcgctgtgcccccagcccttcccGTGGCGcagcggccgcccccccccgcgcttGCTCCGCTGGGCCCCCTCCCTGGAGAGCCTCAGCGAGCGGGGGGGCGGCTCGGGgggcagccccgtccccgcgcccccccgggggctgctgctgccctgcgcCGCGGGGCCCTCGGTGCGGCTCTGGCGCCGCTGCTACCTGCGGGGCCTGCCCGAGGCCCAG CGCGGGCGCTTCGCCCCGTCTCCGGCCGGCCTGGCGGAGGAGCTGACGCTGCTGCAGGACCGCCTCAGCGCCTGGCAAGCGCAGGGACCCCGCACCAgggccgccggcagccccctgGCACCGTCGCGATGa
- the OTUD7B gene encoding OTU domain-containing protein 7B produces MDIVLSDFVRSTGAEPGLARDLLEGKNWDLSAALSDFEQLRQVHAGNLPPSFNEGRSYKPPEKEAARAGRPPLQRQDDIVQEKRLSRGISHASSTIVSLARSHVSSNGSSEHLLEMPISTFQLPDLTVYTEEFRSFIERDLIEQSMLVALEQAGRLNWWANVDPSCQRLLPLATTGDGNCLLHAASLGMWGFHDRDLMLRKSLYTLMDKGVEREALKRRWRWQQTQQNKESGLVYTEEEWQKEWNELIKLASSEPRVHYGTNGGNCGGVESSEEPVYESLEEFHVFVLAHVLKRPIVVVADTMLRDSGGEAFAPIPFGGIYLPLEVPANKCHRSPLVLAYDQAHFSALVSMEQKEPTKDQAVIPLTDSEHKLLPVHFAVDPGKDWQWGKDDSDNVKLASVTLSLEAKLHLLHSYMNVKWITLPCDTQAPLAQPESPTASAGDDARSAAESGESDKESVCSSSASNGGSRGCKDKEKPKKDREKDKEKDKKRADSVANKLGSFGKTLGSKLKKNMGGLMHSKTMKGGVSNGQGDTLEKKKKGSLKSRKGSKEESSQGDLSAPVEKTCPGKAAPEKPSDPYKYSNDVRLSLSILRAAMQGERKFIFAGHLKTSNRLQYQEEMIQQYLLDAEERFLAEQKQKEAEKKALASAAPAKRLEPELNAHKGEEAMLSPAYPQPPPAYAIQTPDLALGAKMAAFPSSYSGVFTFPRPSVASSAEGSHPPGFPDGRRQVAGGPCSSLPPYATLPRHCGQARPSPHASGPSHAGRFSPTDTDSHPGFPAERDGLGGSAPHSNGCREHAEQDGSQKGADKARGRALYNVQQTKCKQPNCSFYGHPETGNFCSCCYREELKRKEREALVHRF; encoded by the exons ATGGACATCGTCCTGTCGGATTTTGTTCGCTCAACGGGGGCAGAGCCGGGACTGGCCAGAGACCTGCTGGAAG GTAAAAACTGGGACCTGAGCGCAGCCCTGAGCGACTTCGAGCAGCTTCGGCAGGTGCACGCGGGGAACTTGCCGCCCTCCTTCAACGAAGGACGCAGCTACAAACCCCCAGAGAAGGAGGCAGCCCGCGCGGGGCGACCGCCGCTGCAGCGGCAGGATGACATCGTGCAAG AGAAACGTCTGTCGCGAGGCATTTCCCACGCCAGCTCTACCATCGTCTCTCTGGCCCGTTCCCACGTCTCCAGCAACGGCAGCAGCGAGCACCTGCTGGAGATGCCCATTTCCACCTTCCAGTTGCCTGACCTCACGGTGTACACCGAGGAGTTCCGCAGCTTCATCGAGCGCGACCTCATCGAGCAGTCGATGCTGGTGGCGCTGGAGCAGGCCG GTCGCCTGAACTGGTGGGCGAACGTGGACCCCAGCTGCCAGCGGCTGCTCCCCCTGGCCACCACGGGGGACGGGAACTGCCTGCTGCACGCCGCCTCCCTGG GTATGTGGGGTTTCCACGATAGAGATCTCATGCTTCGCAAATCCCTTTATACCTTAATGGATAAAGGTGTGGAAAGGGAAGCCCTGAAGCGGAGGTGGCGCTGGCAGCAAACGCAGCAGAACAAGGAG TCTGGTCTCGTTTACACCGAAGAGGAGTGGCAGAAGGAGTGGAACGAGCTGATCAAGCTGGCCTCCAGCGAGCCTCGCGTGCACTACGGCACCAACGGAGGCAACTGCGGCGG CGTTGAAAGCTCTGAGGAACCCGTGTACGAGAGCCTGGAGGAGTTTCATGTCTTTGTCCTGGCCCACGTGCTGAAGAGACCCATAGTAGTGGTGGCAGACACGATGCTGCGGGACTCGGGGGGAGAAG CCTTTGCCCCTATTCCCTTTGGAGGCATCTATCTTCCCCTGGAAGTTCCAGCCAACAAATGTCATCGTTCCCCTTTGGTTCTGGCGTACGACCAAGCCCATTTCTCTGCCCTGGTATCCATGGAGCAGAAGGAACCCACAAAAGATCAAG CTGTGATCCCCCTGACAGACTCCGAGCATAAGCTGCTCCCTGTGCACTTCGCCGTGGATCCCGGGAAGGATTGGCAGTGGGGAAAAGACGACAGTGACAACGTCAAGCTGGCCAG CGTGACGCTATCGTTGGAAGCCAAGCTGCACTTGCTGCACAGCTACATGAATGTTAAGTGGATCACGCTGCCTTGTGACACGCAG gCGCCTCTGGCCCAGCCGGAATCCCCTACAGCCTCTGCAGGAGACGACGCTCGTTCAGCTGCGGAGTCAGGGGAGTCTGACAAGGAGTCGGTCTGCAGCAGTTCGGCAAGCAACGGTGGCAGCAGGGGTTGCAAGGACAAAGAGAAACCAAAGAAAGACCGAGAAAAGGACaaggaaaaggataaaaaacGGGCAGACTCGGTCGCTAACAAGCTGGGCAGCTTTGGCAAGACTTTGGGAAGTAAGCTAAAAAAGAACATGGGAGGGTTGATGCACAGCAAAACTATGAAGGGAGGTGTGAGCAACGGGCAGGGAGATaccttggagaagaaaaagaagggatcCTTGAAgtcaaggaaaggaagcaaagaggaatCTTCCCAAGGAGACTTGTCGGCTCCTGTGGAGAAAACCTGCCCGGGGAAAGCAGCCCCCGAGAAGCCGTCGGACCCCTACAAGTACAGCAACGACGTGAGGCTGAGCCTCAGCATCCTCCGGGCTGCCATGCAGGGAGAGCGCAAGTTCATCTTCGCCGGCCACCTCAAGACCAGCAACAGGCTCCAGTACCAGGAGGAGATGATCCAGCAGTACCTGCTGGACGCCGAGGAGCGCTTCTTGGCCGAGCAGAAGCAAAAGGAGGCAGAGAAGAAGGCGCTGGCGAGCGCTGCCCCCGCCAAGAGGCTGGAGCCGGAGCTCAATGCCCACAAGGGCGAGGAGGCGATGCTCAGCCCCGCttacccccagcctcctcctgcttATGCCATCCAGACCCCGGATCTGGCCCTCGGCGCGAAGATGGCAGCTTTTCCCTCCAGCTACTCGGGCGTCTTCACCTTCCCCCGGCCCTCCGTGGCCAGCAGCGCGGAAGGATCTCATCCCCCCGGCTTCCCCGACGGCCGGCGCCAGGTCGCGGgggggccctgcagcagcctcccccCTTACGCCACCCTCCCCAGGCACTGCGGCCAGGCCCGGCCGAGCCCCCACGCCTCCGGCCCTTCCCACGCCGGGCGATTTTCCCCCACGGACACGGATTCTCACCCCGGCTTCCCGGCGGAGCGCGACGGCCTGGGCGGTTCGGCCCCGCACAGCAACGGCTGCCGGGAGCACGCGGAGCAGGACGGCTCGCAGAAAGGGGCGGACAAAGCGAGGGGCCGGGCTCTTTATAACGTCCAGCAGACCAAATGCAAGCAGCCCAACTGCAGCTTCTACGGGCACCCGGAAACCGGGaacttctgctcctgctgctacAGGGAGGAGCTGAAGCGCAAGGAGCGGGAGGCTCTGGTGCACAGGTTCTGA